The following coding sequences lie in one Pseudomonas syringae CC1557 genomic window:
- a CDS encoding phage tail protein gives MAIETFTWPTQHGDAPDITYRVRTSQFGNGYKQDVGDGPNNKEDSYPITFTGTKERVLQIMEFLDRHAGAKAFLWTTPLGQLCLFTCKNPVPTPMGGSVFKLTATFDRAFHP, from the coding sequence ATGGCGATTGAAACCTTTACCTGGCCTACCCAGCACGGAGACGCGCCCGATATCACTTATCGGGTGCGCACCTCCCAGTTCGGCAATGGCTACAAACAGGATGTTGGCGACGGGCCGAACAACAAGGAGGACTCATACCCGATCACCTTCACGGGCACGAAGGAGAGAGTCTTGCAGATCATGGAATTTCTCGATCGGCACGCCGGAGCCAAAGCATTCCTCTGGACCACGCCGCTCGGCCAGCTCTGCCTGTTCACCTGCAAAAATCCAGTGCCCACCCCGATGGGTGGCAGCGTATTCAAATTGACGGCCACGTTCGACCGGGCCTTCCACCCTTAA
- a CDS encoding phage minor tail protein L — translation MPLIADIQALEPGSEVLLFELDGSEYGADILRFHGHAIPHTAAELIAVGLDADQLPAKSIWWQGNEYGAWPMQIDGIEANGDGTAVRPTLSVGNVNGRITALCLAFEDLLEFKLTMRHTLGRYLDAENFPGGNPDADPTQESIEVWYLDQKTNEDGETVNWELASPGDVGGESIGRQMTTLCHWCLTGGYRGPNCGYTGPYVDKDGLPTDDPELDTCNGLLTTGCTARFGAGNELPFGGFPAVSLIARS, via the coding sequence ATGCCGTTGATTGCTGACATCCAGGCGCTTGAGCCAGGCAGCGAAGTGTTGCTGTTTGAGCTCGATGGGTCTGAGTACGGCGCGGACATTTTGCGCTTCCATGGTCACGCCATCCCGCACACTGCTGCTGAGCTGATCGCCGTCGGCCTTGACGCTGATCAGTTGCCGGCCAAATCGATCTGGTGGCAAGGCAACGAATATGGGGCCTGGCCTATGCAGATTGACGGCATTGAAGCCAATGGAGATGGCACGGCAGTTAGGCCTACGCTTTCGGTGGGTAACGTCAACGGACGTATCACGGCGCTTTGTTTGGCATTCGAGGATCTGCTCGAGTTCAAACTGACGATGCGGCATACGCTCGGCAGGTATCTGGACGCCGAGAACTTCCCTGGCGGCAACCCCGACGCTGATCCGACTCAGGAATCTATCGAGGTCTGGTATCTCGATCAGAAAACCAATGAGGACGGTGAAACGGTCAATTGGGAGCTGGCCAGCCCGGGCGACGTCGGCGGCGAATCGATTGGCCGGCAGATGACCACGCTTTGTCACTGGTGCCTCACTGGCGGATATCGCGGGCCGAACTGCGGATACACCGGGCCATATGTCGACAAAGACGGGCTGCCCACAGACGACCCCGAGCTTGATACCTGCAACGGCTTGCTGACCACGGGCTGCACCGCCCGATTCGGCGCAGGCAACGAACTCCCATTTGGCGGGTTTCCCGCCGTATCCCTGATCGCGCGGAGCTGA
- a CDS encoding C40 family peptidase has protein sequence MLKYILAAVQAHAEAEYPRECCGLLLSVGRKQQYFPCSNTATDPNEEFRISPEDYAAAEDMGAVIGVVHSHPDATSRPSPRDLAMCEATEMPWHILSWPEGDLRTIVPTGNTPLLKRPFVHGAWDCWQVCADWYKSEFGLEFETFNRTDGWWERADAKSLYESNYEAAGFVRVDQPQRGDMIVMEVGRTKHPNHAGIYLGADASLTGKESGVFGPGPFLLHHLYGRPSEIIVFGGPWLDRTRLILRHKDAQPTT, from the coding sequence ATGCTGAAATACATACTGGCGGCCGTGCAGGCGCATGCGGAGGCTGAGTACCCGCGCGAATGCTGCGGGCTGCTTCTGAGCGTGGGGCGAAAGCAGCAGTACTTTCCCTGCTCCAACACGGCGACCGATCCAAACGAAGAGTTCCGCATCAGCCCCGAGGATTACGCGGCGGCGGAAGATATGGGCGCCGTCATCGGCGTTGTCCATTCGCACCCGGATGCGACCAGCAGGCCTTCACCACGCGACCTGGCGATGTGCGAAGCGACGGAGATGCCCTGGCATATCTTGTCGTGGCCCGAAGGCGATCTGCGCACCATCGTGCCCACCGGCAATACGCCGCTGTTGAAGCGACCCTTCGTGCATGGTGCCTGGGACTGCTGGCAGGTCTGCGCCGATTGGTACAAGAGCGAGTTCGGCCTGGAGTTTGAAACATTCAATCGCACGGACGGCTGGTGGGAAAGAGCAGATGCGAAAAGCCTGTACGAATCCAATTACGAGGCCGCTGGTTTCGTCCGGGTCGATCAGCCGCAGCGCGGGGATATGATCGTGATGGAGGTAGGGCGGACCAAGCACCCGAACCACGCTGGCATCTATCTCGGCGCGGACGCTTCGCTGACCGGTAAAGAAAGCGGGGTTTTCGGCCCCGGTCCTTTTCTGTTGCACCACCTGTACGGCAGACCGTCGGAGATCATCGTTTTCGGCGGTCCGTGGTTGGACAGGACGCGCCTGATCCTCAGGCACAAAGATGCACAACCAACAACATGA